In one window of Hallerella porci DNA:
- a CDS encoding DUF4859 domain-containing protein: MHVKSLLSFCILGGISFGIAATGDAYNWPSYRSDLDYDTRSNIGVINPPTKFSTDCDGVTGQKAGKWWAFYWGNDRDPRVTDEAIDSLLAKYDRDFGFLRDTMGWAPDRRAQNGYYSAVYYYGSGTCAGGAKTDTTGGWQTNVGSNYYEAVAASFYPVYSFNPSCPYHDKVAQQDAMVHEGIHSMTKAYPGAQNAHWFQEGGNTWIQQEMAAQRDKSGNWHSGMGFLNAGAVIAPFVPIESYSGWLLDGSFGGPDAAGVGVYNGSTQLCNWRNLLGGYQYGNVFPTFLGEWVGKGAVRWIYGNAYGKTNYLLETFALDKGLGDQNTRRLIMEYRARLALLDMKLWSENMRTLLNDNFGGVAKAEWSPSNGTVDPWTMTPYQTMTKNGEWLVPESSTTPGWSGANIVPLTVQNGANTVSVTLKALGENMSVQLCYRATDGTPVYSEPVQIKNSGSESTTTLKLSKTPQSNVVFAVICNTDYQYTGNENIRTNHYNYNLKLVSGLSGAADAHTKWYNDFQLKYDWPEIGNNYSPDVSSSSVKQSSSSSAKSSSSVKSSSSQKVSSSSMTSSSSSALIEGSVVKTYEISTELPIDDNYAAVNVQFDAAEIAQKLGIDNISKATFIAKESNGNITAKYTALAPGHWFDNQGNVTDWGENAYVFGEAKIESAEIAIGHYPNHVKNGEIYRFTQGFNYNGKTVLLNMTVKITNEKANPDAGNTTALTYGLKGLASHLSLNNQAGLLEVNYTLDRNDFVKISLFNGYGALVSNQFIGKKSAGSHTFTFDLRQMPSTTYIVKITSGAYREAKSITIAK, translated from the coding sequence ATGCATGTGAAATCACTTTTGAGCTTCTGCATTCTCGGGGGCATCTCTTTTGGCATTGCCGCCACAGGTGACGCTTATAACTGGCCAAGTTATCGTTCGGACTTGGATTACGACACGCGTTCTAATATCGGTGTAATCAATCCGCCGACGAAATTTTCTACAGACTGCGATGGCGTTACAGGTCAAAAAGCGGGAAAATGGTGGGCTTTTTATTGGGGAAATGACCGCGACCCGCGCGTAACCGACGAAGCAATCGACAGTTTACTCGCTAAATACGACCGCGATTTTGGATTTTTACGCGATACGATGGGCTGGGCTCCTGATAGGCGAGCACAAAATGGCTATTACAGCGCTGTTTATTACTATGGTTCGGGCACCTGTGCAGGTGGCGCAAAAACAGACACGACAGGTGGATGGCAAACCAATGTGGGTAGTAATTATTACGAAGCCGTTGCCGCATCATTTTACCCAGTCTATAGTTTTAATCCGAGTTGCCCTTATCACGATAAAGTCGCCCAGCAAGATGCGATGGTGCACGAAGGCATTCACTCGATGACGAAAGCTTACCCAGGCGCACAAAATGCCCACTGGTTCCAAGAAGGCGGAAACACTTGGATTCAGCAAGAAATGGCAGCGCAGCGCGATAAAAGCGGAAATTGGCATAGCGGCATGGGATTTTTAAATGCGGGTGCAGTGATTGCTCCATTTGTCCCTATCGAAAGTTACTCGGGTTGGCTTTTGGACGGTTCATTTGGCGGTCCTGATGCTGCAGGCGTTGGCGTTTACAATGGTAGCACTCAACTTTGCAACTGGCGAAATCTTTTAGGCGGTTATCAATACGGAAACGTCTTCCCCACTTTCTTAGGCGAATGGGTCGGTAAAGGTGCTGTCCGCTGGATTTACGGAAACGCTTACGGAAAAACAAATTACTTGCTTGAAACATTTGCCTTAGACAAAGGTTTGGGCGATCAAAATACTCGCCGCTTAATCATGGAATACCGCGCACGCCTTGCTCTTTTAGATATGAAGCTTTGGTCTGAAAATATGCGCACCTTATTAAACGATAACTTTGGCGGAGTTGCCAAAGCAGAATGGTCCCCGTCGAATGGAACCGTTGATCCTTGGACTATGACGCCTTACCAAACGATGACGAAAAATGGCGAATGGCTTGTTCCCGAAAGCAGTACAACTCCGGGCTGGTCGGGTGCAAATATTGTGCCGTTAACCGTTCAAAATGGCGCAAATACAGTCAGTGTAACTCTTAAAGCTTTAGGCGAAAATATGAGCGTTCAACTTTGCTACCGTGCAACCGATGGAACGCCAGTTTACAGCGAACCTGTCCAAATCAAAAATTCCGGAAGCGAAAGCACGACCACTTTAAAGCTTTCGAAAACTCCGCAAAGCAATGTCGTTTTTGCAGTGATTTGCAACACCGATTATCAATACACCGGAAACGAAAACATCCGCACCAATCATTATAATTACAACTTAAAACTCGTCTCGGGTTTAAGCGGAGCCGCCGATGCGCATACGAAATGGTATAACGATTTCCAATTAAAATATGATTGGCCTGAAATTGGAAACAATTATTCTCCCGATGTTTCTTCGAGCTCTGTCAAACAATCTTCGAGCTCTTCTGCAAAGTCTTCTAGCAGCGTAAAATCGAGTTCTAGCCAAAAAGTTTCTTCGTCTTCGATGACGTCTAGTTCTTCGTCCGCTTTAATCGAAGGTAGCGTCGTCAAGACATACGAAATTTCTACAGAACTTCCGATTGATGATAATTACGCCGCCGTGAATGTACAATTTGACGCCGCAGAAATTGCGCAGAAATTAGGCATCGATAATATTTCGAAAGCGACATTCATCGCGAAAGAATCGAACGGAAATATTACCGCAAAATATACCGCGTTAGCACCAGGCCACTGGTTTGATAATCAAGGAAATGTGACCGATTGGGGCGAAAACGCTTACGTCTTTGGCGAAGCAAAAATCGAAAGCGCAGAAATTGCGATTGGACATTATCCGAACCACGTGAAAAACGGAGAAATTTATCGCTTTACGCAAGGCTTTAATTATAACGGCAAAACGGTTTTGCTCAATATGACTGTAAAAATCACCAATGAAAAAGCAAATCCCGATGCCGGCAACACAACCGCTTTAACTTATGGATTGAAAGGACTCGCGTCGCATTTATCGTTAAACAATCAAGCAGGACTTCTCGAAGTCAATTACACATTGGATCGCAATGACTTTGTGAAAATCAGTTTGTTCAACGGCTACGGCGCACTCGTTTCCAATCAATTCATCGGGAAAAAATCAGCGGGCTCGCACACCTTTACCTTTGATTTGCGTCAAATGCCTTCGACCACTTACATTGTAAAAATCACAAGTGGCGCATACCGCGAAGCCAAAAGCATTACGATTGCGAAATAA
- a CDS encoding aminopeptidase — translation MDPRIVQLAEMLVRDALALQKNENILIELTDTPDDVAVALVRAVSQVGAKPYVTLHRNAVNRILLMNSTDEQLKLSAEHDLQFMKQMQAYLAIRGSDNSVELSDVPDKRSLANRTIRNPVLNWRINKTRWCVLRWPNPSMAQGAGMSTEAFEDFYFQACLADYPAMRRAAQGLIDLMNKTDKVHLKAPGTDLTFSIRGIPAVPCCGTMNIPDGEVYTAPVRDSVNGVITYNTPTLYEGKRFENIRLVFKNGKIVEATSSNTKAMNAIFDTDEGARYVGEFSFGFNPFVHHPMCDILFDEKISGSIHFTPGKCYEDAPNGNVSAIHWDLVLIMTPEYGGGEIYLDDRLVRKDGRFVIPELEPLNPENLMAKK, via the coding sequence ATGGATCCTAGAATTGTTCAGCTTGCGGAAATGCTAGTCCGCGACGCTTTAGCTCTTCAAAAAAATGAAAATATTTTAATCGAGCTCACCGATACTCCCGATGATGTCGCAGTTGCGTTAGTGCGAGCGGTTTCTCAAGTCGGCGCAAAACCGTATGTGACGCTGCATCGCAATGCGGTGAATCGCATCCTTTTGATGAATTCTACCGATGAACAGTTAAAACTTTCTGCCGAACACGATTTGCAATTTATGAAGCAAATGCAAGCGTATTTGGCGATTCGCGGAAGCGATAATTCGGTAGAACTTTCCGATGTTCCCGATAAACGTTCTCTGGCGAATCGCACGATTCGTAATCCGGTTTTGAATTGGCGCATTAACAAAACGCGTTGGTGCGTTCTCCGTTGGCCGAATCCGTCGATGGCGCAAGGCGCTGGCATGAGCACCGAAGCGTTTGAAGATTTTTATTTCCAAGCGTGCCTTGCGGATTATCCAGCGATGCGTCGCGCAGCCCAAGGCCTCATCGACTTGATGAATAAAACGGATAAAGTGCATCTCAAAGCGCCGGGAACGGATTTGACTTTCAGCATCCGCGGAATTCCGGCAGTGCCGTGCTGCGGAACGATGAACATTCCCGATGGCGAAGTTTATACCGCACCGGTCCGCGATAGCGTCAACGGCGTCATCACGTATAATACGCCGACTCTTTACGAAGGAAAACGCTTTGAAAATATTCGTCTTGTGTTTAAGAACGGAAAAATTGTCGAAGCGACATCGTCGAATACGAAAGCGATGAATGCGATTTTTGATACCGATGAAGGTGCGCGTTACGTCGGCGAATTTTCGTTTGGCTTCAATCCGTTTGTGCATCATCCGATGTGCGACATTCTCTTTGACGAAAAAATTTCGGGCAGTATTCATTTTACTCCGGGGAAATGCTACGAAGATGCGCCGAACGGAAATGTTTCGGCCATTCACTGGGATTTAGTTCTCATCATGACGCCGGAATATGGCGGCGGTGAAATTTATTTGGACGATCGCTTGGTTCGCAAAGACGGCCGCTTTGTCATCCCCGAACTAGAACCGCTCAATCCCGAAAATTTAATGGCGAAAAAATAA
- a CDS encoding nitroreductase family protein codes for MNFLDLAKSRFSCRAFSATPVEEEKLQLVLEAGRIAPTATNSQPVRVFVLESEGAIAKIRQATRMAYNAPVVLMVCYDSAVSYKAINHHDDHDCGFEDASIVTTHMMLEAKSLGLDTLWARGFNAQEIANAFALPENLKLVCLLDLGYADPENGKPSPRHSLRNPLEIFAKKI; via the coding sequence ATGAACTTTTTAGACTTAGCGAAAAGCCGATTCAGCTGCCGTGCATTTTCTGCGACTCCCGTTGAAGAAGAAAAATTGCAACTCGTTTTAGAAGCGGGAAGAATTGCGCCGACGGCAACGAATTCGCAGCCGGTGCGCGTTTTCGTTTTAGAAAGCGAAGGCGCGATTGCAAAAATTCGACAGGCGACGCGGATGGCGTATAACGCTCCCGTTGTCTTGATGGTTTGCTACGATTCTGCGGTGAGCTATAAAGCGATTAATCATCATGACGATCACGATTGCGGATTCGAAGACGCGAGCATTGTCACGACGCATATGATGCTCGAAGCGAAATCTCTCGGGCTCGATACGCTTTGGGCGCGGGGCTTTAACGCGCAAGAAATCGCAAACGCATTTGCGCTTCCCGAAAATTTGAAACTCGTCTGCTTATTGGATTTAGGCTACGCTGATCCTGAAAACGGCAAACCGAGTCCGCGGCATTCTCTCAGAAATCCGCTCGAAATTTTTGCGAAAAAAATTTGA
- a CDS encoding glycoside hydrolase family 2 protein translates to MNSIVSLNGNWELLFDTEDTGIVNRWYATYPSGTQKIQVPSVWEKYFSKVSISQDAAFYFKHFTVDAKQISKRIFLRFERISMHATFWLNGKYLGSHFGAYTPCILDLSKAIKPGEDNVLCVRVANMGSANSRIDLGRESKEGADDRFVRPTEMPVGLPWSEYPFGGIYGNVDLILGGAAFITGVQLEPDLDEERIAVDVAFNNPRGFNANLRILMRNPQGEVGELLKENLKLEKENTSSRFVLKINNFKKCVWTPASPKLFAIEIQLEAKGKGKGEPDYSFSVVKNFAFRKFDCIKGDFYLNDSIIKIQGVTYTQHFSEGGLWTADTKKLRKDLEAIKKAGFNTIRSNGAPLTTAALDICDELGLLVFQEFPIYTMRSTPRGLEEVYKLIEEIVMEQKHHPCIAAWILGSENGPLVLENGNKLLNAVDDYDKCRPIISNLNCVYLSNEEEFHKDTGKLMGVTDEKIRLYSSHRLHLRMSPNAALTDFLAHYCDKASVEDEEEISIPDTTLGNSQFQDEYAEFVNDTNGKILVTLKNHTLLPASAPSIKGSRSAKNDKAVKTLYKQLETFVADKKLSIWRDVKSFTADTNRLALQSKLTQINAIQSNPLVSGFMLDQWADFGTDFCGLVDENRNSKGFDAFMQAATTPTRLLVTGYEPVCAPQSEISFQLALLNQARLEDVEIEMAIVDANGKKVSSQVQKAKGQTSLTPLGTFTIVAPKTAGDYKLMFTLSALGEVVSVSSENLLVLEDADVQKAISQVCFLDNSGETSDDAKAALAGPEKIIFTASLSSWNDDVLNRIVELTRDSGKTLFLSDLNPEDIEAFNSSHHFAQTIDSHFTTGANGISVHYLMNNSELLPEFANHQILDDLASSVIPNISLTELPEAKVLARSVSIVNGEIKTGVDLQIIPFGKGRIVFNQLNLFEGLETNPLADRVFAKLVKMLIG, encoded by the coding sequence ATGAACTCTATTGTAAGCCTGAATGGCAACTGGGAACTTCTGTTCGATACAGAGGACACGGGAATTGTCAACCGCTGGTATGCAACATATCCATCGGGCACGCAAAAAATTCAAGTGCCAAGCGTTTGGGAAAAATATTTTAGCAAGGTTTCGATTTCCCAAGATGCCGCTTTCTATTTCAAGCATTTTACAGTCGATGCCAAACAGATTTCTAAGCGTATTTTCTTACGGTTTGAACGCATTTCGATGCATGCGACTTTCTGGCTCAACGGAAAATATCTCGGTTCGCATTTCGGTGCTTACACTCCTTGCATTCTCGATCTTTCGAAGGCGATTAAACCGGGCGAAGATAATGTGCTCTGCGTCCGCGTTGCCAATATGGGCTCTGCCAATAGCCGCATCGACCTCGGCCGCGAAAGCAAAGAAGGGGCAGACGACCGTTTCGTGCGCCCGACCGAAATGCCCGTCGGTCTTCCGTGGAGCGAATATCCGTTCGGAGGAATTTACGGCAATGTCGATTTGATTCTCGGCGGTGCCGCTTTCATTACCGGAGTTCAATTAGAACCGGACTTAGACGAAGAACGCATCGCTGTCGATGTCGCTTTTAACAATCCGCGCGGCTTCAACGCAAACCTCCGCATTTTAATGCGAAATCCGCAGGGCGAAGTGGGCGAACTTTTGAAGGAAAATTTGAAACTCGAAAAAGAAAATACTTCGAGCCGTTTCGTCCTCAAAATCAACAATTTTAAAAAGTGCGTTTGGACGCCCGCATCGCCGAAACTTTTTGCGATTGAAATTCAATTAGAAGCCAAGGGCAAAGGCAAAGGCGAACCGGATTATTCTTTCTCGGTGGTGAAGAATTTTGCATTCCGCAAATTCGATTGCATTAAAGGCGACTTCTATTTGAACGATTCCATTATCAAAATCCAAGGCGTCACCTATACGCAGCACTTTAGCGAAGGCGGTCTTTGGACTGCGGATACGAAAAAACTCCGCAAAGATTTGGAAGCGATTAAGAAAGCGGGATTTAACACGATTCGTTCGAACGGTGCACCGCTCACGACCGCTGCACTTGATATTTGCGACGAACTGGGACTTCTCGTCTTCCAAGAATTCCCCATTTACACGATGCGTTCTACGCCGCGCGGACTCGAAGAAGTTTACAAGCTCATCGAAGAAATTGTGATGGAACAAAAACATCACCCGTGCATCGCAGCGTGGATTCTCGGTTCGGAAAATGGTCCGCTCGTTCTCGAAAACGGAAACAAATTATTGAATGCGGTCGATGACTACGACAAGTGCCGTCCGATTATCAGTAACTTGAACTGCGTTTATCTTTCGAACGAAGAAGAATTCCACAAAGATACCGGAAAACTCATGGGCGTTACCGACGAAAAAATTCGTCTGTATTCGTCGCACCGTTTGCATTTGCGCATGAGCCCGAATGCAGCGCTCACGGACTTCCTCGCCCATTACTGCGACAAGGCTTCGGTCGAAGACGAAGAAGAAATTTCCATTCCGGATACAACTCTTGGCAATTCGCAATTCCAAGATGAATATGCGGAATTCGTGAACGACACCAACGGAAAAATTTTGGTGACGTTAAAAAATCACACATTGCTTCCGGCTTCGGCGCCTTCGATTAAAGGTTCGCGCAGTGCGAAAAATGATAAGGCGGTCAAGACGCTTTACAAGCAATTAGAAACTTTCGTCGCCGACAAGAAACTTTCCATTTGGCGCGATGTCAAATCGTTTACCGCAGACACAAATCGTCTTGCGCTGCAGAGCAAATTGACGCAGATTAACGCCATCCAAAGTAATCCGCTCGTTTCGGGATTTATGCTCGATCAATGGGCAGATTTTGGCACGGACTTCTGCGGACTCGTCGATGAAAATCGCAACAGCAAAGGATTCGATGCCTTTATGCAAGCAGCGACAACGCCGACGCGTCTTCTCGTCACCGGATACGAACCGGTTTGCGCTCCGCAATCCGAAATTTCTTTCCAACTCGCCCTTTTAAACCAAGCGCGTTTAGAAGATGTGGAAATTGAAATGGCAATCGTCGATGCGAACGGGAAAAAAGTTTCCTCGCAAGTGCAAAAGGCAAAGGGCCAGACGAGTTTAACTCCGCTCGGAACCTTTACCATTGTAGCGCCGAAAACAGCTGGCGATTACAAATTGATGTTCACACTTTCTGCTCTTGGCGAAGTCGTGAGCGTAAGCAGCGAAAATCTTCTCGTTCTCGAAGACGCTGATGTGCAAAAAGCGATATCGCAAGTTTGCTTCCTCGATAACAGCGGCGAAACTTCGGACGACGCCAAAGCGGCTCTCGCAGGTCCCGAAAAAATCATCTTTACCGCGAGCTTAAGTTCTTGGAATGATGATGTTTTGAACCGTATCGTAGAACTCACCCGCGACAGCGGCAAAACGCTTTTCCTCTCGGATTTGAATCCAGAAGATATTGAAGCGTTCAATTCGAGCCATCATTTTGCGCAGACGATTGATTCGCATTTTACAACCGGTGCGAACGGCATCTCGGTGCATTACTTGATGAACAATTCCGAACTCCTTCCGGAATTTGCGAACCATCAAATTTTAGATGATCTCGCATCGTCGGTAATTCCAAATATCTCGCTCACCGAATTGCCCGAAGCAAAAGTTCTCGCCCGCTCGGTTTCTATCGTGAACGGCGAAATCAAAACCGGCGTCGATTTGCAGATTATTCCATTTGGCAAAGGTCGCATCGTCTTCAATCAGCTGAACCTTTTTGAAGGCTTGGAAACGAACCCGCTTGCAGACCGCGTCTTTGCAAAATTGGTCAAAATGTTAATCGGCTAA
- the rplU gene encoding 50S ribosomal protein L21, producing the protein MYSIVETGGFQYKVEVGKTYKVPSLDAAVGSTLELKSVLLFSNGKEVKVGTPVLNDASVKVEILAQDKYDTIIVFKKKRRTRYVRRNGHRQDYTEVLVTELHAGAESEVVDQKIVERNRARIKALAAQKVQNVPLTRKEKIAQGLPKPAKVKKNSIRKSKEA; encoded by the coding sequence ATGTATTCTATTGTTGAAACAGGTGGTTTCCAGTATAAAGTCGAAGTCGGTAAGACTTACAAAGTTCCGAGCCTCGACGCTGCTGTCGGTTCTACTCTGGAGCTCAAGTCCGTCCTTCTTTTCTCCAACGGAAAAGAAGTTAAGGTCGGCACCCCTGTCCTGAATGATGCTTCTGTCAAGGTCGAAATTCTCGCCCAAGATAAGTACGATACAATCATCGTCTTCAAGAAGAAGCGTCGTACCCGTTACGTTCGTCGCAACGGTCATCGTCAGGACTATACGGAAGTGCTCGTCACGGAACTCCATGCCGGTGCAGAATCCGAAGTTGTCGATCAGAAGATTGTTGAACGCAACCGCGCTCGCATCAAGGCTCTTGCCGCTCAGAAGGTGCAGAACGTACCGCTGACTCGCAAAGAAAAGATCGCACAAGGTCTTCCGAAGCCCGCTAAGGTCAAGAAGAATTCCATCCGCAAGTCGAAGGAGGCTTAA
- the rpmA gene encoding 50S ribosomal protein L27: MAHKKGQGSVRNGRDSNAQYLGVKKFAGEEIKAGGIIVRQRGSHFHPGANVGMGKDFTLFALVDGKVKFEQNAGAQKVSVYPES; encoded by the coding sequence ATGGCTCACAAGAAAGGTCAAGGCTCCGTTCGTAACGGCCGCGATTCCAACGCCCAATATCTCGGCGTGAAAAAGTTCGCAGGTGAAGAAATCAAGGCTGGCGGCATCATCGTTCGTCAGCGTGGTTCCCACTTCCATCCGGGTGCAAACGTCGGCATGGGCAAGGATTTCACCTTGTTCGCTCTCGTTGACGGAAAGGTCAAGTTCGAACAGAATGCTGGTGCGCAGAAGGTTTCGGTCTATCCGGAATCGTAA
- a CDS encoding methylenetetrahydrofolate reductase: MSFRKPKDIALELVPRSLDGILAEAKQSLATFPFVTSVNVPEIRRLPIKSFEPSQLLLQSNIDTTPHFRLIDRTEKDLLQKISALVEAGLKQVLLIGGDPAHDDPNFVPSGLTTLSAIQAVKREFPGLKIYAGLDPYRSSFREELDYAFAKREAGCDGFYTQPFFSIGMLELWLEQLPEAEIWFGIAPVYTERSKNYWERVNNVVFPPNFSFDKNFNTRLARQLLVTISETQQRAYLMPVANGAIEYLQNLFDC; encoded by the coding sequence ATGAGTTTTAGAAAGCCAAAAGATATTGCCTTGGAATTGGTTCCGCGTTCGCTCGACGGCATCCTCGCCGAAGCAAAGCAATCGCTTGCGACCTTTCCGTTTGTCACTTCCGTTAACGTGCCCGAAATTCGCCGTTTGCCGATTAAGTCCTTTGAACCGTCGCAGTTGCTTTTGCAATCGAACATCGACACAACGCCGCATTTTCGTTTAATCGACCGCACCGAAAAAGATTTGCTGCAAAAAATTTCTGCTCTCGTCGAAGCGGGTTTAAAGCAAGTGCTTCTCATCGGCGGCGATCCTGCGCACGATGATCCGAATTTTGTGCCTTCGGGATTAACGACTTTAAGCGCCATTCAAGCGGTCAAGCGCGAATTTCCGGGACTCAAAATTTACGCGGGCTTAGATCCGTATCGCAGTTCTTTCCGCGAAGAATTGGATTATGCCTTCGCCAAACGCGAAGCGGGCTGTGACGGATTTTATACGCAGCCGTTTTTCTCCATCGGGATGCTCGAACTTTGGCTTGAACAACTTCCCGAAGCCGAAATTTGGTTTGGCATTGCGCCCGTTTACACCGAGCGTTCCAAAAATTATTGGGAACGGGTGAACAACGTCGTTTTCCCGCCGAATTTTAGCTTTGACAAAAATTTTAACACGCGTCTCGCCCGCCAACTTTTGGTCACGATTTCCGAAACACAACAACGCGCCTATTTAATGCCCGTCGCAAACGGTGCCATCGAATATTTGCAGAATCTTTTTGATTGCTAA
- a CDS encoding glycoside hydrolase family 9 protein, with translation MNFLKFAFFCFAASVFAGPLLINQLGFNPESEKFALVPGSDANDAEIRDMDGKTILKIKAPLVYDWNYSGEEVQTYDFSSIKTPGVYRLYRGGEYLGNPIIIDNHAYENLTKAALKWFYFQRVSAPVDYQYGGKWMRASGHPDDKVIVYGTDESTKKGYEEATGKKAPKELKVISSPKGWYDAGDYGKYIVNSGITVFTLLELYENFSSYMDTLSWNIPREYKNYPAILEEVRYNLDWMLSVQDNDGGVYHKVTTLAFGGPVMPEKDGAPRYAILKSLTATLDFAATMAQASVVYKKFDKAYAEKCLKASELAYAWAKKNPKALYKQPSDVETGNYTHSGEDAKDEFRWASAELYRATKKANYLKELKENPFTNNGAWWGDVNMLAVFRVALDEAFPKDVKDAAKKVMMNEANNLRAVGDSSGYHLPAFDWSWNWGSNSAMANNAMVLLHAYLLTKDKSYVDGAQQVLDYLIGKNPMEISYVTGFGFRSPRKPHHRPSQCDLVDDPVPGMLVGGPHLGKQDINLDGKDAWKCPNYASSEKPALAYLDDECSYATNEVAINWNAPLAYVAGALQAIYQGISPSVKK, from the coding sequence ATGAATTTTCTCAAATTTGCTTTTTTCTGTTTTGCGGCATCTGTTTTTGCTGGACCTCTTTTAATCAATCAGTTGGGCTTTAATCCAGAATCCGAAAAGTTCGCGCTTGTGCCCGGAAGCGATGCCAATGATGCAGAAATCCGCGATATGGACGGCAAAACTATTTTAAAGATTAAAGCGCCGTTAGTTTACGATTGGAATTATAGTGGCGAAGAAGTGCAGACTTACGATTTTTCGTCGATTAAAACTCCCGGCGTTTACCGCTTATACCGCGGCGGCGAATATTTAGGAAACCCGATTATCATCGATAATCACGCATACGAAAATTTGACAAAAGCTGCGTTAAAGTGGTTTTATTTTCAGCGCGTCAGCGCACCTGTGGATTATCAATACGGCGGAAAATGGATGCGTGCTTCCGGACATCCCGACGATAAAGTCATCGTTTACGGAACCGATGAAAGTACGAAAAAAGGCTACGAAGAAGCGACTGGGAAAAAAGCGCCTAAAGAATTGAAAGTGATAAGTTCGCCGAAAGGTTGGTACGACGCCGGCGATTATGGCAAATACATTGTGAATTCGGGCATTACCGTTTTTACTTTGCTTGAACTTTACGAAAATTTCTCGAGTTATATGGATACGCTTTCGTGGAATATTCCGCGCGAGTATAAAAATTATCCCGCGATTTTAGAAGAAGTGCGCTACAATTTAGATTGGATGCTTTCGGTGCAAGATAATGACGGCGGAGTTTATCATAAGGTAACGACTTTAGCGTTTGGCGGCCCCGTTATGCCCGAAAAAGATGGGGCGCCGCGTTATGCGATTCTGAAAAGTTTAACGGCGACTTTAGATTTTGCTGCGACGATGGCGCAAGCTTCTGTCGTTTATAAAAAATTTGACAAAGCTTATGCGGAAAAGTGTTTGAAGGCTTCGGAACTGGCGTATGCGTGGGCAAAGAAAAATCCCAAAGCGTTATACAAGCAACCGAGCGATGTGGAAACTGGAAATTACACGCATAGTGGCGAAGATGCAAAAGATGAGTTCCGGTGGGCTTCGGCAGAACTTTACCGCGCGACGAAAAAAGCGAATTATTTAAAAGAGCTGAAAGAAAATCCTTTTACAAATAATGGCGCTTGGTGGGGCGATGTCAATATGCTTGCCGTATTTCGCGTAGCATTAGACGAAGCTTTCCCCAAAGATGTAAAAGATGCCGCTAAAAAAGTGATGATGAACGAAGCGAATAATTTGCGCGCCGTGGGCGATTCGAGCGGTTATCATTTGCCGGCTTTTGATTGGAGTTGGAATTGGGGAAGTAACAGTGCGATGGCGAATAATGCGATGGTTTTATTGCACGCTTACCTTTTAACAAAAGACAAAAGTTACGTCGATGGCGCTCAGCAAGTTTTAGATTATTTGATCGGAAAAAATCCGATGGAAATTTCATACGTAACAGGATTTGGATTTAGAAGTCCAAGAAAGCCGCATCATCGCCCGAGTCAATGCGATTTGGTGGATGATCCTGTCCCCGGAATGCTTGTAGGCGGTCCGCATTTAGGAAAGCAAGACATCAACTTAGACGGAAAAGATGCGTGGAAATGTCCGAATTATGCTTCGTCCGAAAAACCGGCTTTGGCCTATTTAGATGATGAATGCAGTTATGCGACGAACGAAGTCGCGATTAACTGGAATGCGCCTTTGGCTTATGTGGCGGGCGCATTGCAAGCGATTTATCAAGGCATTTCGCCGAGCGTAAAAAAATAA